In Streptomyces sp. NBC_00448, the following are encoded in one genomic region:
- a CDS encoding CBS domain-containing protein, with protein MRASELARSYPTVTLGSPALDAARLLAGRGLPGVLVVDADGAPYAIVPASRFVRLLVPSYVVEDPTLAAVVDEQHADRLCAALADRAVADILPRERMAAPVVAGDATVLEVAALMARERSPLVAVMAKEPDGTRLLGVITASHLLDRLLGVA; from the coding sequence ATGCGCGCATCTGAACTCGCCCGGTCCTACCCGACCGTGACCCTCGGCAGCCCCGCGCTCGACGCGGCCCGGCTGCTGGCGGGCCGCGGCCTGCCCGGGGTGCTGGTGGTGGACGCGGACGGCGCCCCGTACGCGATCGTGCCGGCCTCGCGGTTCGTACGGCTCCTGGTGCCCTCGTACGTGGTCGAGGACCCGACCCTGGCCGCCGTCGTCGACGAGCAGCACGCGGACCGGCTCTGCGCCGCGCTGGCGGACCGGGCGGTCGCCGACATCCTGCCGAGGGAGCGGATGGCGGCGCCGGTGGTCGCCGGTGACGCCACCGTGCTGGAGGTGGCGGCGCTGATGGCCCGCGAACGCAGCCCGCTGGTCGCCGTCATGGCGAAGGAACCCGACGGCACCCGCCTGCTCGGCGTGATCACCGCCTCCCACCTGCTGGACCGACTGCTCGGAGTGGCATGA
- a CDS encoding MarR family winged helix-turn-helix transcriptional regulator — MVASQSAPDNDAEAMVGALLTASRLLVAVSARSLAAVEESLTLPQFRMLVALHTRGPLSLSALAAELDVQPSTAMRMIDRLVAVSMVERGTVPHDRRTTLISLTAAGRRTVTEATERRRKEIARIVEAMPAVRRRELLKALHAFTEAGSEPSVSAGAVPVW, encoded by the coding sequence ATGGTCGCTTCCCAGTCCGCTCCGGACAACGACGCCGAGGCCATGGTCGGCGCGCTGCTGACCGCCTCACGGCTGCTGGTCGCCGTCTCCGCGCGGTCGCTCGCGGCGGTGGAGGAGTCACTGACCCTGCCGCAGTTCCGGATGCTCGTGGCGCTGCACACCCGCGGCCCGCTGAGCCTGTCGGCGCTGGCCGCCGAGTTGGACGTGCAGCCGTCCACCGCGATGCGCATGATCGACCGGCTCGTGGCGGTGTCCATGGTCGAGCGCGGCACCGTACCGCACGACCGCCGCACCACCCTGATCTCGCTGACCGCCGCCGGGCGCCGCACCGTCACGGAGGCGACCGAGCGCCGCCGCAAGGAGATCGCCCGCATCGTCGAGGCCATGCCCGCCGTACGCCGCCGCGAACTGCTCAAGGCGCTGCACGCGTTCACCGAGGCCGGCTCGGAACCCTCCGTCAGCGCGGGGGCCGTTCCGGTCTGGTGA